One part of the Pseudomonas leptonychotis genome encodes these proteins:
- a CDS encoding OmpP1/FadL family transporter — translation MSKRVVKTCLSLALVSATSQGFASGFAINEQSVSNMGTAFAGRSSSADDASTVFGNPAGMSRIKREQISGGISLIHAKTDIDNASGSASGSNDGDMVPFIGAPMGYYVKPLDDSWSVGLGLYVPFGLVTDYERNFQGRYHGDRSEVQVITLQPTVSYRFNEQLSIGFGPTINRINGELTSAANDPLTGNDGKVEIKGDDTALGYNLGVLFEVTPQTRFGLTYHSKVDYRLKGDTKISGPGFIATSAGTYDASLELTTPESVDFSVTHELDADWTLYAGSTWTRWSRLEEIRVDNKGVQGLLTSRASSISEPQNWHDTWAHAIGAAYKLNPQWTLRAGMAVDQSPTNNTDRSPRIPTGDRTIFSLGTAWSPNADVTLDLAYSYLMEDDTHIEKDDYQSTYKNSAHGLGAQMTYRF, via the coding sequence GTGAGCAAAAGAGTCGTCAAGACCTGCCTATCTCTTGCCCTTGTATCTGCCACCAGCCAAGGCTTTGCCAGTGGTTTCGCGATCAACGAACAAAGCGTCAGCAACATGGGAACCGCTTTCGCTGGCCGCTCCTCCTCTGCCGATGACGCCAGCACTGTTTTCGGCAACCCTGCTGGCATGTCGCGCATCAAACGCGAACAAATCAGCGGCGGCATATCACTGATCCACGCCAAAACCGACATCGACAACGCCAGCGGTTCAGCCTCCGGCAGCAATGACGGCGATATGGTGCCGTTTATCGGGGCGCCTATGGGCTATTACGTCAAGCCGCTGGACGATAGCTGGAGCGTGGGGCTAGGCCTTTATGTGCCATTCGGTTTGGTGACCGACTACGAGCGGAATTTTCAGGGGCGCTATCACGGCGACCGCAGTGAAGTGCAGGTGATTACCCTGCAGCCGACCGTGAGCTATAGGTTTAACGAGCAGTTGTCGATCGGCTTCGGCCCTACCATCAACCGCATCAATGGCGAGCTGACCTCGGCTGCCAACGACCCACTCACCGGCAATGATGGCAAGGTCGAAATCAAAGGTGATGACACAGCGCTTGGCTACAACCTCGGGGTGTTGTTTGAAGTTACCCCACAAACCCGCTTCGGCCTGACTTATCACTCCAAGGTGGATTACCGCCTGAAAGGCGATACCAAGATTTCCGGCCCCGGTTTCATTGCCACATCAGCGGGCACCTACGACGCTTCACTGGAGCTGACTACGCCGGAGTCGGTGGATTTCTCGGTAACCCACGAACTGGATGCCGACTGGACTCTCTATGCTGGCAGCACCTGGACACGCTGGAGCCGCCTGGAAGAAATCCGCGTTGATAACAAAGGTGTTCAGGGTTTGCTCACAAGCCGAGCAAGCAGCATCAGCGAGCCGCAGAATTGGCACGACACCTGGGCACACGCCATAGGTGCCGCCTACAAGCTGAACCCGCAGTGGACCCTACGCGCCGGCATGGCCGTGGACCAGTCGCCGACCAATAACACCGACCGTTCACCACGCATCCCAACAGGTGACCGCACCATCTTCAGTCTAGGCACGGCCTGGAGCCCGAATGCGGATGTAACCCTCGACCTGGCATACTCCTACCTGATGGAAGACGACACCCACATCGAGAAAGATGACTATCAATCCACGTATAAAAACAGCGCCCATGGCCTGGGTGCACAAATGACGTACCGCTTCTAA
- a CDS encoding response regulator transcription factor, which yields MTALCTALPEQLSLLLVDDHRIFLDGLSLALAPLCADLQVRTAESAAAAEVCLQNATFDLILLDLRLPDMPGLELLQRWQQQGRMTPVAILSASDSNLDAQAALAAGALGFIPKSANSDELRQAVTRVLLGETLPAPQTGDKPQLTPRQMEILQLLAEGLPNKSISRQLGVSEDTVKTHLKSLFQEFSVHTRTACVSAARQRGWL from the coding sequence ATGACTGCACTGTGCACAGCCTTGCCCGAACAGCTCAGCCTGTTGTTGGTGGATGACCACCGTATCTTTCTCGATGGCCTTAGCCTGGCCCTCGCACCGCTCTGCGCCGACCTGCAGGTGCGCACCGCCGAATCGGCTGCCGCCGCTGAAGTCTGCCTGCAAAACGCCACGTTCGATCTGATTCTGCTTGATCTGCGCCTGCCCGACATGCCGGGCCTGGAGTTGCTGCAACGCTGGCAACAACAAGGCCGCATGACCCCCGTGGCAATCCTTAGCGCCAGCGATTCAAATTTGGATGCCCAAGCCGCGCTGGCGGCCGGCGCGCTGGGGTTTATCCCGAAAAGTGCCAATAGCGATGAACTGCGCCAAGCGGTCACCCGCGTACTGCTGGGGGAAACCCTACCGGCACCGCAGACTGGCGATAAACCGCAACTCACCCCGCGGCAGATGGAAATTCTCCAGTTACTCGCCGAAGGCTTGCCGAACAAGTCCATCAGCAGACAATTGGGCGTGTCCGAAGACACGGTGAAAACCCATCTCAAATCACTGTTTCAGGAATTCTCAGTGCATACCCGCACGGCCTGCGTCAGTGCGGCGCGGCAACGGGGTTGGCTTTGA